The Narcine bancroftii isolate sNarBan1 chromosome 8, sNarBan1.hap1, whole genome shotgun sequence region aaattaaggggagagtgagggagggggaattaaggggagagtgagggaggggaagagagggggaggggaggagaggcggggagagaggaagagagggggaggagaggcggggagaggaggggtgggggagaggagaagaggaggaggggatgggtggagaggaggagattgtgaaggggaggagagagggaaggggatgggtggAGCggaggaggggtgtgtggagaggaggtggaggagagagggaggagaggagagagggaggtggaggaggagaggcgagagggaggtggaggagagagtgggttgaggaggagggagatgagagggggacagggagaggtgagggtgagaaggggagggggcgaggagaggggcagggcgatcggtggaggggaagaggagtgggggtaggggaggaaagaggggaggggtgggggagaagagagggggTCATTGGGGAGAGGGAGGTAGGGGAGAGGAGACgggaagaggagaggagatgtgggaggggagtggagatgtaggtggggagaggtgaggagaggagacagggagaggagaggggaaggggaggagtggggaagaaggggtaaggagaggagaaggaggagggtaGTAAAGATAAGAGCGTGGGGGAGGAgatgagagggaggggtagagagaggggaagggagaggggaaaggaaagaggagtggaggagaggagaaggggtggggtgtggggcagGGAGGGTGGTGAGGCAAAATGGAAGGATGGAGGGGGTgaggtggagagggggtggggagaggggagtggatAGGCGAGGTGTtgaggtggatggggagggggtggggagggtgaggtTGGGAAATGGGTAGTggatgaggtggggagggtgggaggggagtggagaggagagggggtgaggtggatggggagaggagggggtgaggTGTGGGATTGGGTGGAgggtgaggtggggagagagggaggggagtggagaggagaggggttgaGATGGACAAGGGAGGAGCGGGGAGGGTGGACAGGGAtgatggggatggggagtggaTGAGGCGGAGAGGGTGGGAGGCgagtggagagagtgagaaggtagtggagagggtaaaggagATTGGGAGGGGGTCTGCTCTGCTCGTCACTCTGGCTGGCCTGCAGGGAtgttctgtgtctctcctcttcaCCATGTCTGGGTCTGGTTTGTATGCTGATTGAACCCAGGTTTGGGGACATGTTAACACCCCCTCATCCCACTTCCACCCAATTCCCTGAGCTTCCTGGATGTCAcccactctcctccccccccccccccatatgtggCTCCAGGACTGCCCTCTGGGTTGGCCAAACAACATTGTTCTCTGTGGATGTAGAGAGAGATAAGGAGTGTTGACACCCGCATCTCCCACAACTCCCAACAATATATTTCTCGTGTGGAAACATGCCAACTATATTAACATCTGTTGTTAATATTTACACAGCACAAAAGAAAGGTCCTAGCATTGATCCTTCTGGGACACGACCAGTCACAGACGCTACTCACAATAACGTCACTCCATAATGACCATCTGTTTTCTGTCATCTCGCTAATTATCAATCCAACCCACCAAGGGTATGGATCCCAATCACCTTAATTGTCTTGACCACGCGACCACGAGGACCTGTGTTGACCAATTTGCCAAAGTAAATGTGGACATTTACTGCCCATCCCTCATTAATCATCTGTGTCACCTCCTCCATAAACTCTATTGTGTACAGGACGTGACCACCCTGGCAGAGCCATGCTATCACAAATAATTATATGGTTCTACAGATGTGAGTCCATCCTGTCACCAAGAATCTTCTCCCATAAATGCATTAGCATTGACGTAAGACTCAAGGGCCAACAattggcggcatggttagcacagcagttagtgcaacactatttctGCGCCAGTGAACTGGGATCAAATCGGCACTCTCCAAAAATCTGTGgcatttgtagattaattggtgtatttggatggcacgggggattgtgggctggaagggcctgttactggtaGTTAGAGAGGCCAAAAAGATCTGGGTCAAGGTTCCAGCGATCTCCTCCACTGCCAATATCAGTTACAAGTTGGATTCCATCTGGTACTGGAAAGATCCACAATAATGTTATTTAAAAGATTCAGCACAACCCTCCTCTTGTGTATATAAAATGCTTTGGAGCCCACAACGTAAGagagatgggatggagagagaaagatgggatggagagagagagagagagatgggatggagaaagagatggatcagagagagaaagatgggatggagagagagagatgggacggAGAAAGatatgggatggagagagagagagatgggtcaGAGAgaatggatgggagggagaaagagatgggatggagagagatgtggggagagagtgggagatggagggagggagagaagggggtgggagatggggaatgagagaaagatgagggtgagagatggggagagagaaggcaAAGGAGAGAAAAGGGGGAGCAGGAGAGACATGGGATGAGAGATGGGGataagagagagacagggagagagatatGTGGGAGGGGAGTGAAAGATGGGggagtgagagatggggagagagatggaagagTGAGAGACGggagtgagagatggggagaaagaatggagatggggagggagagagattggagggagagaggagggaaaggagcaagagaggggtgggagggtgagagTGAAAAAGGGGAGGATGAgagtgggaaagggaagggagaggggagggagaaaaaagggGGATTTGGGAGAGacgggatgagagagagagacagaatgagagagagatggggtgataaaaagtggagagggagagagatgtgaggatgggagagaggaggaaagggagcaagagaggggtgggagggtgagagTGAAAAAAGGGGAGgatgagagaaaggggggagggagatggggagagaagggggagtggAAGAGTCGGGctgagagagagatggggtgagaaagagggagagaggtgggagagagtTTGGAGCGAGGGAGATGTGAGGGTGAGAAAGAGAtgggtgggagagaggagagaaagggagcaagagaggggtgggagggtgagagAGCAAAAAGAGGGGAGGATGAGAGGGAAGGTagatgggggtgagggagagggtgagaggaggagggggaagggaaagtgtgggatggagggatagagaaagggaaaagggttaaagagagggaaaaaggagagaagggtgggagggagagtgagaatgaggagagagagagggagatgaaacatagaacacaacagctctgtccaagccctttggccctcagtgttgtgctgacccatatattcctcaaGAAAACTACTAAACCCTCCCAACCCATAATcctctttttcttccatccatatgactgtctcttaaatgcccctcaagTTTTagcctccaccctccctctctccccacctctctccccacctcacccTCCAGAGCATGACATTCCAAGCCTCTGTATTaataaaaacctacccctgatgtctcccctaaacttccatcccttcactttgtacagatgtcctctggtgtttgttgatcctgcccttggaaacaggtactggccatccaccctatctttgcctctcataatcttgtagatctctatcaagtctcaacTCATCCTTCTACgtaccaaagagaaaagtcccagctctcctaaccttgcctcacatgacttctttcccaatccaggcaacatcctggtaaatcacctctgtaccctctccatagcttccatatccttcctataatgaagggACCAAACTGATCACagtttgtagagttgtaacaagatctctcgactcctgaaatctatccccctattaatgaagcccagcatctcatagaccttcttaacaatcctatcaacctgtgcggtgaccttgagggatgtatggatttgaactccaaggtccctctgttaatCCACACTTTTAAATGACCAACcttaaccctgttctcagccttctggtttgtccttccaaaatgcattacctcacaccttcaattccatccacaactcctccaaccttactgacccttcatccaggtcatttataaaaatcacaaagagagcAGTCCCAGACAAACCCGTACAGCCACTCCATTAGTtgccaacctccaggcagaatactttccttccactgctactctctgttttcttccaacaagccatttttttttatccactgatcccatacctcatgactttctggattagTCTCCCATGGGAGACTGTAAAGGTTGAAACCTTGTGTTTTTCATTCTTAGTTAATTtggtgcctgtctctttaagaaaatattttttgtagTGTtatcatagtgactatgatgtaatatccaCCCAAACTAACCATCTCATTTCTACAACATGTGAAGGAAGCGGGAGCACAAGAAATGTTTCTTTAAGTTTGATTCTCTAtaatatttttgtgttttataGCAGTCTAGCTATTGCTTTTGTTATGACAACTTTTAAGTAATTAGAGTGTAAAGGACTATCTTTATACagcaatggttcccaaccttttttatgccccgctcccctaaaaaattttaatatgttctcgcaccccttaaagtaatcatttatttaagaataaaggtgaaggtgaccaaaccaaatttgtataatcaatttttaataatatataaacaaaaatgaaacctatgaaaaagaaaaaatattacaacaaattaaaagttgcaaaaaccctacaaaaaaattaaattttcatctatTTTAAATGTCCCGATTAAAATAAAAGTTATAAGGCAATGCCATTTAAAAGGAAACAGCGCATCGAAATGCGCTAAAATTTATAGAGAATCTCAttctattgaatagagaaaaaaagAGGACATCCCATCATTAAAttggactttttaaaaaagtgatatttttatcttgaatatataggacagtacccttaatataaacaaaaaaactgaaattttatctcgcaccccctggaatgctatctcgcaccccctggttgggaaaccctgtTATACAGTAAATGCATTGTTATTCACCAATATGAAGGTCTTGTGGCAAAGGTATGTGAAATATTTATCCTTTCTATCAaataattaaaactacataaagtaacagccacaaagtttgatttgttggattaaagagatggGAAATTTGGGTTATTGCAGCTCACACTTTGGAAGATGGTATCTTGAAATTAGAATATATTAGaaaaggaaagtgttgtctattgggaccttgtcaaatactccctaaaatccatgtcgaccacatctaccaccctacccccatcaatttattttgttacctcctcaaaaagctaaattagactcatgaggcatgacctttccttcacaaagccatgctgactatccttgagtaggctGGACTATCGttaaaaatcctctccaatagtttgcacaccactgacataagacccaccggtctataattcccaggattctctctattaccttttttaaacaaggggacgatatttgctgttctccaatcctccagcacctcgccTGTGGCCAAAGGGGATTCAaaaatcatagctactgccccagctatgtctcctctcacttcccacagcagcctggggtatatcgtaTCCGGCCCTGGGGGCATAtcgatcttgatgtttttaagaagatccaacacttcatcttccttaaTTTACACATTGTCCAGcaaacaggcctgttcaattttgacctcaccctgtGAATATTGAattaaagtattcatttaggacctccacaACCTCCAGAAGACAGCTATATAAATGCAACAGTTTCTCTATGCCACCTCCATGCCCACACTCGATCTCCCCAtgtccaggcacatgttgcttcctttattctttagtggccccaccttcattctcatccttttgttctttacatacacatagaacaccttggggttctccttaatcctacatgccaggGCCTTCTCATgttccctttgagctctcctaagtccttttttAAGATCCTTCTTGGCTAccgtatacttctcatgagcccttcctgtttcctatgtGTAACATATACTTACTTCTTCCTCTGGACAAGTTTCCTCACgtgtttcatcagccatggttccctttcctaccatcttttccttgaacccagcacaagaggtccctaaactttctccacGTTAATTCCATACTTTCACCATTGAACATCTGTTTCTAATTTACTCTCagatgggagagagagtgagggacgggggagtgagaggaagagagagagagagatgggaaagagggatgggtgtggggatgggtgggggggatgggagggagagagagtgaatgaATTAGCAAATTCAAGTGGTCTGACAGTTAAATTCCTTAAGAATTACCCTGGGAATGTTGGCTCCCTGCTGTCTGTGCACAATGTGCAcaaaatgatatttatttcttgCATGTCGCTACTGCTGCATCCCAGAAAAAATCCTCACTGTTAGTGACACCCTTGGGGCATCCAGAAAACTGCTATATAAATGCAACAGTTTCTCTATGCCACCTCCATGCCCACACTCGATCTCCCCTTTCACTCCACACACTGTCTGAGGTTGGGATAACACGGCCCTCAGCAGATAACACTTCGACTGTTCCCAATCCCCTTGACATTTGAGGATTTGTGTTCCAGGGATATCATGGCCCCATCTGTCATGTCCAAGTACTTCAATGAAGCAGAGGGGAGAAGCCTGCAGTCCAGGTACAGGTGTGGTGAAGTGGATTCCACCATCCTTCAGATGAAGGAGAAGACAGAGCATTTACCCAATGTGCCGATTCACATTGCAGTGTTGGGTGATGTGGGTTCCGGGAAATCCACCTTCATCAACGCCATAAGGGGCCTCCGCAGTGATGATCCCATGGCTGCTCCAATTGGGATTGACGAAGCCAGCATGGGTCCAACCAGATACTCCTACCCATCCCTGCCCAATGTTCTGCTCTGGGACCTCCCTGGAGCCAACTCCGCTGGGTTTGATATGAACCGTTACCTGAAACAGGTGCAGTTCGAAGGCTATGACTTTTACATCATTGTGTCCCAGTCTCGGTTCAGAGAGTACGACGGTGTCTTTTCCAAAAAGATTCAGGAGCAGAAGAAAGGCTTCTACTACATCCGCTCCAAAATCGACAATGACACCTATTCCATGCAGATGCAAGGCATTGAgttcagtgaaggggagaggcaAATTCACCAGGATAGTTACAACAACTTCCAAAGTCTCGGAGTTAAACCATCAGCTATTTTCCTGATCTCCAGTTTGGAGGTGGACAAATACGATTTTCCCAAATTAAAGTCTGCCCTTGCCACTGATCTCCAGAGCATCAAATTAAATGCCTTCTCACTCAGAGTCCCAAATATGTTTCGGGAAATTCAAGAACCCAAACGCAGAAAGCTGATGAAGAGACTCTCGCTGTTGACCTTTCTCTCTGCGCTGTTGGGCGCTGTGCGTGTGTCAGGTTTCCCTCTCCTCACAGTCATTGGCTGCACTGTTACTGGGTGGATTTATCTCCGGAGACAGGTGTGTGTCAGTGATCGGGAGCTGCACCGGTTGAGCAACAGAGTCGGCAAATCCTTCCTGTTTCTGGAAGATGCAATGCGACATCGATCGTCACTCAAATTTGTTTCCCTGGTTCCCAAGGCATTTCTGGGATCTCTCATTATGAGCTGTACAGTTGATGGCTTCACACACAGCCTCCCTCCTGTGGCATTCTCTGTCTGTGGGTCAGTGACCTCCTTTGTCTTCACCTTCCTTCTTCTGAAGGATTCACTGAATGGCCGGTTGCAATCTGAACAAAACCTGGCCAAACGAGCAATTCAACCAGACTGGGGTGACCACCCTTAGGCAGCACATCTCTCAGTGGTCCCCAGAGTTGCTTGGTCAAGATATTCCCCTTTCAGCTGCTAAGATTTGGAGTGGGTCTCACTCACTCAGTGGTGGACCATCCAATAGAAAGAATCAAAGTATAAATGTAGTTGAGAGTAAATCTTTGAGACTTTCATTGCTTGCTTCCTGTCACCCTCGACAACAGTGCCTCTTTGCTTGACCCTTCCAGAATCATTTGCAGAAGCCACATGGTGCGATTTCTCTCCTAAGTGAGCACAGTGGGATCCTGTTCCGCGGTAGAACACTCTGTCCCCTTTAATTCAAAGTGATGACATTTGAGCTATTCAATGTTTGAAATAAACTTGCATTTAATTCTTGGTTCCAGTGTTGTTATCCTTGGACCTGAACCTCTGTTCACCCTGTTCAACTATCCTGATCCATTCcccaggaacagtggggaatgtgaGAAAACCCCGCTCCCATCTGGAAGGGAATTGACACTGTATCGTCTACGTTTAGGGCCAGATGTTC contains the following coding sequences:
- the LOC138742021 gene encoding interferon-inducible GTPase 1-like, translating into MRWGLNCRAIRRSGWPVLGGFHRLPLSNGDEVWFDPGEEAGVISSQPGCRTALDLSSKQLSFPSAPRLLLGNGFSPLSLSLGSVSIIVPTATEPEWDRPYPDEKSRFSASLIPERSGCPLVFVDPALGNRDIMAPSVMSKYFNEAEGRSLQSRYRCGEVDSTILQMKEKTEHLPNVPIHIAVLGDVGSGKSTFINAIRGLRSDDPMAAPIGIDEASMGPTRYSYPSLPNVLLWDLPGANSAGFDMNRYLKQVQFEGYDFYIIVSQSRFREYDGVFSKKIQEQKKGFYYIRSKIDNDTYSMQMQGIEFSEGERQIHQDSYNNFQSLGVKPSAIFLISSLEVDKYDFPKLKSALATDLQSIKLNAFSLRVPNMFREIQEPKRRKLMKRLSLLTFLSALLGAVRVSGFPLLTVIGCTVTGWIYLRRQVCVSDRELHRLSNRVGKSFLFLEDAMRHRSSLKFVSLVPKAFLGSLIMSCTVDGFTHSLPPVAFSVCGSVTSFVFTFLLLKDSLNGRLQSEQNLAKRAIQPDWGDHP